The Zingiber officinale cultivar Zhangliang chromosome 9A, Zo_v1.1, whole genome shotgun sequence genome window below encodes:
- the LOC122019608 gene encoding uncharacterized protein LOC122019608, which yields MSTNRNWMWHQKDDKGYLHHEFIEGVKGFLEFAYDHPTCVSDNKIRCPCSKCRNRKFLNKNDVRYHLVKHGFTRGYEQWYAHGEPLKKTNDCERVHNNEEGSRYRNMVIDGMDQSFDWITISNEQPPNSEAQKFFDLLKDADEPLWNGCKNHTKLSAVTQLLNLKSEYNLPEACYDRLMSIIKSMLPESDNLPPNLYKTKKQLSNLGLGYKKIDACVNNYILYYKEYKDYKECPICFHPRYKPRKPRVRKEVPFHVLRYLPLIPRLKRLYASAYTCEHMTWHAKNHCIDGKMAHPSHGEAWKHFDRTYSSFASDPRNVRLGLCTDGFSPFGHQSTPYSCWPVIITVYNLPPWMCMQKPFMFLNMVIPGPKSPGKNIDVFLHPLIDELRELWTTRVQTYDVCSKQNFQMKAALLWTISDFPAYAMLSGWSTHGWLACPYCMEHTKSFQLKCGRKASWFDCHRQFLPRDHPFRRQAYKFRKGKVEIDSPPLRLSGKDIYQRVNRLPHVTFGKPPSATQPIDGFGKTHNWVKRSIFWELPYWQTNLIRHNLDVMHIEKNVFDNVFNTIMDVKDKTKDNAKARKDLEQLCSRPELHLIEHAHEHMEQIGLNIIEIICKLERIFPPAFFDSMEHMIIHLAYEAKVGGPVHYRWMYPFERFLYHLKKKVGNRARVEASIVEAYMIEEVSTFCSSNFEPHIQSRLNRIPRNDDGGAVDSSSGLPIFTHPGRALSSRISIRYLKDDELKAAHRYILMNIQEHPFEVDDDIKKLAHGPNRRVSSHKGYFVNGFKFETMEHGRFKATSNYGICVLGSTINEYEVDYYGVLEEILELNYYGLKDVIVLFKCHWYDTSDKGMKVHRLGLVEINHKSKLNTNDPFILAAQAQQVYYTRSPTIKQERNDWVTACKVKARGKFDIPFLEKQDENVSPIVEVAYQEEEISTPNNVLTDIDIDDVNIIFNVDQEELNEMEIEELRRVMNGKQVIVDSEELEEELEDFDEDEETQDETDCDSNNSDSELM from the exons ATGTCTACAAATCGTAATTGGATGTGGCATCAAAAAGATGATAAAGGTTATCTTCATCATGAGTTTATTGAAGGAGTTAAAGGATTCTTGGAGTTTGCCTATGATCATCCGACATGTGTTAGTGATAACAAAATAAGATGTCCATGCAGCAAGTGTcgtaatagaaaatttttaaataaaaatgatgTGCGTTATCATCTTGTCAAACATGGATTCACTCGTGGCTACGAGCAATGGTATGCACATGGTGAACCATTAAAGAAAACTAATGATTGTGAAAGAGTTCATAATAATGAAGAAGGATCTCGTTATAGAAATATGGTGATTGATGGCATGGATCAAAGTTTTGATTGGATTACAATAAGTAATGAACAACCACCGAATTCTGAAGCACAGAAGTTCTTTGACTTGTTAAAGGATGCAGATGAGCCATTATGGAATGGTTGCAAAAATCACACTAAACTCTCAGCAGTGACGCAGTTGTTAAATCTTAAGTCTGAGTATAATCTACCAGAGGCATGCTATGATAGACTAATGTCAATAATAAAAAGCATGTTACCAGAAAGTGATAATTTACCGccaaatttatataaaacaaagaagcaactttcCAATCTTGGACTTGGCTATAAGAAAATTGATGCATGTGTGAATAATTATATTCTATATTATAAAGAATACAAGGACTACAAAGAATGCCCCATTTGTTTTCATCCCAGATACAAACCGAGGAAGCCTAGAGTGCGAAAAGAGGTGCCTTTTCATGTCTTGCGGTACTTGCCGTTAATACCTAGACTCAAGAGACTTTATGCATCTGCATATACTTGTGagcacatgacttggcatgcaaaaAATCACTGCATAGATGGAAAAATGGCACACCCATCTCATGGTGAAGCTTGGAAACATTTTGATCGCACTTATTCTTCATTCGCCTCAGATCCACGGAATGTGCGACTTGGATTATGTACAGATGGATTTAGCCCATTTGGTCATCAAAGTACCCCTTATTCATGTTGGCCTGTTATTATTACAGTTTATAATCTGCCTCCATGGATGTGCATGCAGAAGCCTTTCATGTTCCTTAACATGGTTATTCCCGGACCAAAGAGTCCAGGAAAAAATATTGATGTTTTCTTACATCCTCTAATAGATGAGTTAAGAGAATTATGGACTACTAGAGTACAGACTTATGATGTGtgttctaaacaaaattttcaaatgaaGGCTGCACTTTTATGGACAATTagtgattttcctgcatatgcaATGTTGTCTGGTTGGAGTACTCACGGTTGGTTGGCATGTCCTTACTGTATGGAACATACAAAATCATTCCAACTTAAGTGTGGGAGAAAGGCTTCTTGGTTTGACTGTCATCGTCAATTCTTACCTCGTGATCATCCTTTTAGAAGACAAGCTTATAAATTTCGAAAGGGTAAAGTTGAAATAGATTCTCCACCTCTTCGTTTAAGTGGTAAAGACATCTATCAAAGAGTAAATAGACTTCCACATGTAACATTTGGGAAACCACCAAGTGCCACCCAACCTATTGATGGATTTGGAAAAACACATAATTGGGTTAAAAGAAGTATATTTTGGGAGCTACCTTATTGGCAAACAAATCTTATTCGACacaatttagatgtgatgcatattgaaaaaaatgtcTTTGATAATGTTTTCAACACTATTATGGATGTCAAAGATAAGACGAAGGATAATGCTAAAGCTAGAAAAGACTTAGAGCAACTTTGTAGCCGTCCTGAGTTGCATTTGATTGAACATGCACATG AGCACATGGAACAAATTGGACTAAATATTATTGAGATAATATGCAAGCTTGAAAGGATTTTTCCCCCGGCTTTCTTCGATTCCATGGAGCATatgataattcatcttgcatatGAAGCAAAAGTTGGTGGACCTGTACACTATAGATGGATGTATCCTTTTGAGAG GTTTTTGtaccatttgaagaaaaaagtggGTAATAGAGCTCGAGTTGAAGCTTCTATTGTTGAAGCTTATATGATTGAGGAAGTTTCAACATTTTGTTCATCGAACTTTGAACCACACATACAATCACGACTAAATCGAATTCCACGAAATGACGATGGAGGAGCAGTAGATTCTTCTAGCGGGCTGCCAATTTTCACTCACCCAGGGCGAGCACTTAGCTCTCGAATTTCAATTAGATATCTTAAAGATGATGAGTTAAAAGCTGCCCATAGATACATCTTGATGAAT ATTCAAGAACATCCTTTTGAGGTTGATGATGACATAAAGAAGCTGGCACATGGTCCAAATCGACGGGTTTCAAGTCACAAAGGATACTTTGTCAATGGATTTAAATTCGAGACCATGGAACATGGGCGTTTCAAAGCAACATCAAATTATGGTATTTGTGTCTTAGGGAGCACCATCAATGAGTATGAAGTGGACTACTATGGGGTGTTGGAAGAAATTTTGGAATTGAACTATTACGGTCTCAAGGATGTTATCGTATTGTTTAAGTGTCATTGGTATGATACATCAGATAAAGGGATGAAAGTGCATAGGTTGGGTCTTGTAGAAATTAATCATAAATCAAAGTTAAACACAAATGACCCTTTCATATTAGCTGCTCAAGCCCAACAAGTGTACTATACCAGATCTCCTACCATCAAACAAGAGAGAAATGATTGGGTCACGGCATGCAAAGTGAAAGCTAGAGGAAAATTTGACATACCATTCCTTGAAAAACAAGATGAAAATGTTTCACCAATTGTTGAAGTTGCTTATCAAGAGGAGGAGATATCCACTCCAAATAATGTTCTCACAGATATAGATATTGATGATGTTAACATTATTTTTAATGTTGATCAAGAGGAATTAAATGAAATGGAAATTGAAGAGCTTCGACGTGTTATGAATGGCAAGCAAGTTATTGTAGATAGtgaagagctagaggaagaactTGAAGAttttgatgaagatgaagaaacacAAGATGAAACAGATTGTGACTCTAATAATAGTGATAGTGAATTAATGTAG